A stretch of Aedes aegypti strain LVP_AGWG chromosome 2, AaegL5.0 Primary Assembly, whole genome shotgun sequence DNA encodes these proteins:
- the LOC5569030 gene encoding protein inturned, translating to MNTNERSIYNNSVPKTTHPASEEDNQDDQVWTDDQSNVSSDCSHSSCESRTHEWSPFIVDNFLFYMKFDLVYHAKPIVFDDDLFFRNEYKRLSIRKKENILSKFGQRDKNKHKLFKVNLIDSAKKEHLNGINKEIIISIAPKKNIILKDVIPLTETILGITTTLFPDGRKLMVDKVKDYSVFNKGKLVKSKDWIKSIDTETVTVDNFESLLEGCTKIPTIIKITFFEMIEHDISNSIEIKISNLMDLIQSQETLFNKDDIQTMSSNDLVFSMIYISKEYTQNDELDIKFCYPTKENNLIYNSKGSFVTLHSIFNSSFQTKVLMTNLKIRNIIYYNTYNFFEDGILLLGFNSKYSSLFSVKQKSEQICRLLRSLYFDCSTMFNKPIEQQTELMQLCELIRHSIKTNRSLDKFENTFHQPHFVPLPKEIQLRIDDALGELEAMDYRNWNDELVDLFCDLTIIGCCLYYNQYLVCSHLGGSFLVVIEAILKNFGIFEVISTTNIKNLAIWRKIYPEEYCNLNLHQTNDVYLMLVSIGHLLMVVVLEAPVNTNHNKSLSRYIEEIQDMLDYFKSTGIENLVRIWIDSNRRPQCITTAITKQESSFEEQRQNAIRNHDEESNASSSIKNQAIKEDGTNEHDDDDDSDWGQSMDSSQRSSTFDINELSENRCKEFSELIPSTLTFGSENLLYYFVQLEMGDGVFLAPTVILPNAKHDLLLNTFRKTCTIIHNTLQNTKKFRDILSNETNKIANTHRSLVAIKEQGMLMSVPKEGTTSDRVEFWVLGRLFNSPPRELYVCHRADAPQNMIELAFRICLTCAG from the exons ATGAATACGAATGAACGTTCAATATACAATAATTCGGTACCGAAGACAACGCATCCAGCTTCCGAAGAGGACAATCAAGATGATCAG GTCTGGACTGACGATCAATCGAATGTTTCTTCAGATTGTAGTCACAGCAGCTGTGAATCAAGGACGCACGAATGGAGCCCATTTATAGTGGACAATTTCTTGTTTTATATGAAATTCGATTTGGTTTATCATGCCAAGCCAATTGTGTTtgatgatgatttattttttcgcaATGAATATAAACGGCTCTCAATACGTAAAAAGGAGAATATTCTGTCGAAATTTGGTCAGCGCGATAAGAATAAACATAAGCTATTTAAAGTCAACCTAATTGATTCTGCCAAAAAAGAACATCTCAATGGCATCAATAAGGAAATAATCATCAGTATTGCTCCTAAAAAGAATATAATACTAAAAGATGTAATTCCACTGACAGAAACAATACTAGGAATAACTACAACTTTATTTCCAGACGGTAGAAAGCTTATGGTAGATAAGGTCAAGGACTATTCCGTATTTAATAAGGGAAAACTGGTAAAATCGAAAGATTGGATTAAATCTATCGATACCGAAACAGTGACTGTAGATAACTTTGAGTCTCTTCTAGAGGGTTGCACTAAAATTCCTACcattataaaaataacttttttcgaaatGATTGAACATGACATTTCCAATTCTATTGAAATCAAAATTAGCAATTTGATGGATCTTATCCAGAGCCAGGAAACCTTATTCAACAAAGATGATATTCAAACTATGAGCAGCAACGATTTGGTTTTCAGTATGATTTATATTTCCAAGGAATATACACAGAACGATGAATTAGATATAAAATTTTGCTACCCTACAAAAGAGAACAATTTGATATACAATTCTAAAGGTAGCTTTGTAACTTTGCATTCCATTTTTAACTCTTCTTTTCAGACCAAGGTTCTCATGACAAATTTGAAGATTCGAAACATCATTTATTACAACACTTATAACTTTTTTGAAGATGGAATACTTTTGCTAGGATTCAACTCAAAGTATTCTTCGCTTTTTTCagtaaaacaaaaaagtgaACAGATTTGTAGGTTGCTTCGAAGCCTTTACTTTGACTGCTCCACCATGTTCAATAAACCGATTGAGCAGCAAACAGAACTGATGCAATTGTGCGAACTTATTCGGCATTCCATTAAAACCAACAGAAGTTTGGATAAATTTGAGAACACTTTCCATCAACCACATTTCGTGCCTTTGCCTAAAGAAATCCAATTGCGTATAGACGACGCTCTTGGAGAACTTGAAGCAATGGACTATCGTAATTGGAACGACGAGTTAGTGGATCTGTTTTGCGATTTAACAATCATTGGATGTTGCTTGTATTACAATCAGTATTTGGTATGTTCCCACTTAGGCGGATCATTTTTGGTTGTGATTGAGGCgatattgaaaaattttggaATCTTTGAGGTCATCTCTACTACTAACATTAAAAACCTGGCCATTTGGAGAAAAATCTATCCTGAGGAGTATTGTAACCTTAATTTACATCAGACGAATGATGTCTATCTAATGTTGGTTTCGATAGGGCATCTTTTGATGGTAGTTGTATTAGAAGCTCCAGTGAACACAAACCACAATAAAAGTCTTTCGCGATATATTGAGGAAATACAGGATATGTTGGATTACTTTAAATCGACAGGCATCGAAAATTTGGTTAGAATATGGATCGATTCTAATAGACGACCTCAATGTATTACGACTGCGATAACCAAACAAGAATCATCATTTGAAGAACAACGTCAAAATGCGATAAGAAATCATGACGAGGAATCCAACGCATCCAgttcaataaaaaatcaggCTATCAAAGAAGATGGCACAAACGAacatgatgacgatgacgattcaGATTGGGGACAAAGCATGGATAGCAGTCAAAGAAGTAGTACGTTTGATATAAACGAATTGTCGGAAAACCGATGCAAAGAGTTCTCGGAACTTATTCCAAGCACACTCACATTTGGAAGCGAAAATTTATTGTACTACTTTGTACAACTGGAAATGGGCGATGGCGTTTTTTTAGCCCCTACTGTAATTCTACCAAATGCGAAACATGATCTTTTATTGAACACTTTTCGAAAAACATGCACTATTATTCATAATACGTTACAAAACACGAAAAAGTTTCGCGATATATTGTCAAATGAAACTAATAAAATTGCCAACACGCATCGGTCACTGGTGGCCATTAAAGAACAAGGAATGCTGATGTCCGTTCCCAAAGAAGGTACAACCAGTGATAGAGTCGAGTTCTGGGTCCTTGGTCGCCTTTTCAACTCTCCCCCGAGGGAACTGTATGTTTGCCACCGAGCAGATGCCCCACAAAATATGATTGAACTAGCATTCCGTATCTGTCTTACGTGCGCTGGCTAG